From one Astatotilapia calliptera chromosome 10, fAstCal1.2, whole genome shotgun sequence genomic stretch:
- the LOC113030959 gene encoding paraneoplastic antigen Ma1 homolog: MDVQAMHSELFEELQKWSRGETLDEAHTLMVLTPEGVEIDQIEHTLESVKALGRVRVRGWRYNKALDRLTVLCEAKEKVDATRIPPEVYPTGAGEPWSIIVTAEASPREDFSQSKSKRGTEAQENGNSAESIIRAVGDLLAKMERPSSEGSSYRRLRMFSGTIPTPVGEETFEQWLEQAHLMVEESDSSAKEKRRRIIESLKGPALAVVKAVRTADPDISPEQCLEAVTKAFGSAETGEDLYFAFRLLQQQPQEKLSDFLRRLEQSLSRVVSCGGIEAHRVDRARVEQLLRGAVYSDMMLVQLKLRDRKETPPSFVELLSEIRSEEEYEASWAKLHLVAHKVQAQSEQDNRQIEIQNLKTEIRELKSMVSSVVNQ; this comes from the coding sequence ATGGATGTTCAAGCTATGCACTCTGAGTTGTTCGAGGAGCTTCAGAAATGGAGTCGTGGAGAGACCTTAGATGAGGCTCACACACTGATGGTGCTTACTCCCGAAGGAGTGGAGATAGACCAAATAGAGCACACTTTGGAGAGTGTTAAAGCTTTGGGTCGCGTGCGGGTCAGAGGCTGGAGATACAACAAAGCGCTTGATAGGCTAACTGTCCTGTGTGAAGCCAAAGAGAAAGTAGATGCCACAAGAATCCCACCTGAAGTGTATCCTACGGGGGCTGGTGAGCCGTGGTCCATCATAGTGACTGCTGAAGCTTCGCCTCGTGAGGATTTTTCCCAGAGTAAATCGAAACGCGGGACAGAGGCACAGGAGAATGGTAACTCTGCAGAGTCAATAATCCGTGCTGTGGGCGATTTGTTGGCAAAGATGGAGAGACCCTCCAGTGAAGGCAGTAGTTATCGTAGACTCAGAATGTTCTCAGGCACAATACCAACACCAGTTGGAGAAGAGACATTCGAACAGTGGCTTGAACAAGCACACCTAATGGTGGAGGAGAGTGACAGTTCTGCTAAAGAAAAGAGGCGCAGAATCATTGAGAGTCTTAAAGGTCCAGCACTAGCGGTGGTGAAAGCTGTGAGGACAGCTGATCCTGATATTAGCCCAGAACAATGTCTAGAAGCTGTTACAAAAGCTTTTGGCAGTGCTGAGACGGGTGAGGATTTGTACTTTGCTTTTCGGTtactacaacaacaaccacaggaaaAACTATCCGACTTTCTGAGGCGATTAGAGCAGTCGCTGAGCAGGGTAGTGAGTTGTGGTGGAATTGAAGCCCACCGTGTTGATAGGGCCCGAGTAGAACAGCTCCTTAGGGGTGCCGTGTACTCCGACATGATGTTAGTGCAACTCAAGCTGAGAGACAGGAAAGAAACCCCACCCAGTTTTGTAGAGCTCTTAAGTGAGATCAGAAGTGAGGAGGAGTATGAAGCCTCCTGGGCTAAATTGCATCTGGTAGCACACAAAGTCCAAGCACAATCAGAACAGGATAACAGACAGATTGAAATTCAGaatctgaaaactgagattCGAGAACTGAAGTCTATGGTCTCATCCGTGGTAAACCAGTGA
- the LOC113030725 gene encoding uncharacterized protein LOC113030725 has product MDHFTRFAQAYATKNKAAKTVADKLFNDFALKFGFPTRLHHDMGKEFENKLMARLKELSGIQGSHTTPYHPQGNGQVERFNRTLLSMLRTLEDKEKDDWKESLAKVVHAYNCTKNEATGYAPYYLIFGRSPRLPIDLLFNLKRDEAHVDYDDYVSCWKKRMQEAYTVASQTATKEAARGKAYYDKKVKGRVLQPGDRVLLRNLTPRGGPAKIQSFWENQVYKVKERKADDSPVYVISPENGQGRDKVVHRNLLLPCDFLPSEKPSTQTVQPQKDSPTVTRKKFRPPRRQQQPGNGDTSDDDDSGTFQWYLRPVPGRRQRQTPLNPLAESFQPHLSLHCQEEDLPLQSEEDLPLQSEEDLPLQSEEDLPLQTEETGPGQIQGPDSDNDRPLSGDAMTDILAATGGETDSVRQRPQRQRQQPTVLSYDTLGQPTLVQRNCTVTMAQVIDCNGFWRPWAVGVC; this is encoded by the coding sequence ATGGATCACTTCACGAGGTTTGCCCAAGCCTATGCAACGAAGAACAAAGCAGCTAAAACAGTCGCTGACAAGCTCTTCAATGACTTTGCACTCAAGTTTGGCTTCCCGACCAGACTACACCACGACATGGGCAAggagtttgaaaacaaactCATGGCAAGACTGAAAGAACTCTCTGGTATCCAGGGCTCCCACACGACACCCTACCACCCACAGGGTAATGGACAGGTGGAGAGATTCAACCGCACCCTGCTGTCCATGTTGCGGACCCTGGAGGACAAGGAGAAGGATGATTGGAAAGAGTCGCTAGCTAAAGTCGTCCACGCGTACAACTGTACGAAGAATGAGGCAACAGGCTACGCCCCATATTACCTCATCTTCGGACGTTCCCCACGCCTGCCCATCGACTTGCTCTTCAACCTAAAAAGGGATGAAGCTCATGTGGACTATGATGACTATGTTAGCTGCTGGAAAAAGAGAATGCAGGAGGCGTACACAGTGGCTTCTCAAACTGCTACCAAGGAAGCTGCTCGAGGCAAAGCGTACTATGACAAGAAAGTTAAAGGGAGAGTTCTTCAGCCTGGGGATAGGGTGCTCCTCCGAAATCTCACTCCTCGTGGTGGTCCCGCGAAGATCCAGTCCTTTTGGGAAAACCAAGTCTACAAAGTGAAGGAGAGGAAAGCAGATGACAGTCCAGTGTATGTCATCAGCCCTGAAAATGGCCAAGGCAGAGATAAAGTGGTGCACAGAAATCTCCTACTGCCCTGTGACTTCCTACCAAGTGAGAAGCCATCAACACAGACTGTTCAGCCCCAAAAAGACTCTCCGACTGTGACAAGGAAGAAGTTCAGACCTCCGCGTAGACAGCAGCAGCCAGGGAATGGCGACACATCGGATGATGACGACAGTGGCACCTTCCAGTGGTACCTCAGGCCGGTTCCAGGGAGACGACAGAGGCAGACTCCGCTTAACCCTTTGGCAGAGTCCTTCCAGCCTCATCTGAGTCTCCACTGTCAAGAAGAGGATTTGCCACTACAGAGCGAAGAGGATTTGCCACTACAGAGCGAAGAGGATTTGCCACTACAGAGCGAAGAGGATTTGCCACTACAAACTGAAGAGACTGGGCCTGGGCAGATCCAAGGCCCTGACTCTGACAATGACAGGCCATTGAGTGGTGATGCTATGACTGACATTCTAGCTGCAACTGGTGGTGAGACTGACTCTGTGAGGCAGCGGCCTCAAAGACAAAGACAGCAACCAACGGTACTGAGCTATGACACTTTAGGTCAGCCAACTTTGGTTCAGAGGAACTGTACAGTGACTATGGCTCAGGTTATTGACTGTAATGGCTTCTGGAGACCATGGGCTGTGGGAGTGTGTTAA